The Salinivibrio kushneri genomic interval TGATGAATTGCATGGGTTTGCCAGCTCCCAGGAGCTGGTCGATGCGCTGAAAAGTGGCTCCAAACATCAGCATGGCACGTTATTCCGGCAATGGGTCGAACTGCTGACAGAAAATACGGAAGAGTTAACCGGTTACATTCAGCATGAGGTTGTCCGTTATACCGATCAGTGGACAACGTCGCATATGGCGTCGCAGGTCGTCCGCGTGATCAAGCGATTTGCATTGATTACCTCAGCTCTATGTCTGGCGTGTCGAAATTACCTGTTGCCCTGGACGGAGGCAGAATCTGAGCGAGCAATGCATCAAGTAGCTGACGCCTGGATAAAAAACAGAGGGCACATATTCAATAAGGAAGATCATCGGATCCTGGTGAAACTCAACGAGTATATGAATTCCCGGAAATTCAGCTTCGCCCCTATCGAGACGGGCATCGCCGAATCGCCCTACGAAGGATTCAAGCGAACGGTGAACGGTGAAAAGCAGCTACTAGTAAAGAAAGCCAATTTCATAAGGTTTTTTGGGCTGCCCACTCGGTATATGCGTGAAATCGAATTCTTGATTCAGAAAGACCTGTTGGAAACCAACGAAAGGAGTCGTGGAACCCTGAGAGTAAAGATCAATGGGAAATTTGAACGATTTTTCGCTCTATGGCCTGAGCGAATCAGAAAATATCTGAATTCGCTGTCAGATCTTGATGGGTTATCCCAGTTTCCCACTTATCCCAGTGTTGATTCGGAGGTAACGGAGAATGAGTAACAAAACCTTCAATCCGCCTTCGGAGGAGATGCGCACCAAGCTGCTGGCTCGTTCGGGACAGTGTGAGCGATTGGTCCGGGAGCGGGATCGTCGTGCGATTACCGGCATCAGCCGCACTCAATGGTGGTCGCTGGAGCGAAAGAAAATTGCTCCAGCGCGACTAAAGCTCGGCTGTCATTCGGTAGCCTGGCGATTATCCGATCTGCTGGCCTAGATTGAACAGCAAGGGGCCTGAACTGGCCCCTTTTATTCTCCAGAACTGACCTCACCACTGACGATGGGAGCGAGCCAATCACAGAGGGCTTCGTGAGCCTCTCTTCGTTCTTCAAAGTACGCATGCCTGTTATAGACCCGGTCCGTCCGGTTGCCGGGTAGTTGATTTAGGCAGCGTTGAGCCAGATTGTCATCAAAGCCGAGTTTTCCCAGCTTGGTTCTGGCAGTACCCCGTAGATCGTGGACGCGGCGCTTGTCGAATGAGAAGAGCTCTTTTTCAAAGAGCTTCTTAAGCGCGTGGTTCAGCGTATTTTCACATACGTGCGGAGTTCGTGCTTTTTTACTGATCCTGCGGGCTGGGAAGACCCACTCACTGCCGCATGAGCGCATCTTCAGTTCATTTAGCCATTCCACTGCCGGTTCTGCCAAAGGAATATCGATGGCTCTTCTTTTTTTTGTCCTCTCTTCGGGCAGGTACCAAATACGGTTTTCCAGATCGAATTCTGACCAAGGCGCGGCCAGCAATTCCATCTTTCTCGTACAGGTCGCAATCAACAAAGCACAGGCCAGATAGTTTTCACGGCTGAACTGCGTCGGAATAACTCGGAGTTTGGTGAAGAATTCGGTGACCTCATCTTCATTCATTGGGTAGTTGGCTGCCTTCTCCTCCCCACCGGCATCCCTGGGACGGAATGGTGAGGCTGGATTGAACCGGGTGACGTCGAGCTTGATACCGTGATCAAACAGATTCCTCAGTAGGCGCATCAAGTCATTTGAGAGGGTCGGGCGGGGCTTATTAGCATCATAGCCATTGGCTACGTCGCGTAGGATTTCACTGATATCGACAGGACGGATCTTTTCCAGCTCCACCTTGCCAATACGCCAGGCAACCTCGCGCTCGTATAGGCTTTTCTCTTTCTGGTGAGACGCGATCTCTCGTTTGCGAAGCGCGTAGTAGTCGGCGTAAAGATCATTAAGTGTTTTGAAAGGGTTTTGGTTAACCTTGTGCCGCTCCTGAACCGGGTCAGCCCCCTCACGCTTGATCGCCAACCTCAATTTCGCCGCCTCATCACGAGCATCTGCCAGTGACCAGTCCTCCACCTTGCCGATGGTGTATTCACGCCGCAGCTTGGTAGCTGGCGTGGTGTAACGCAGCATCCAGTAGGCATCGCCGCGCTTTGGTGTCATTAGGTAGAGGCCGTTACCGTCAGCATGCCGAACAGATGGCTTTTCTCGGATAAGTTTTTTGACGGTTTTGTCGTATAGTTTGCCCATTTTCGTGCCTCAAAAAAATTGGGGAGTACAATCTCGCCGATACAATATAGCGAGAAAATACTCCCCAATCTACTACCCATCACTACCCAAACTAAGCAGAACTTACATGAACGCGGTGACCGTTAAAATTTAATAAGCCTTTGATTTTTAAAGGACTAAATAACAGTGATGAACATCTAAGAACATCACTCAATATTCTGGATCTGCTCGCGCATTTGTTCGATAAGCACTTTGAGCTCGACGCCGGAGGCGGTGATCTCGGTGCTGATTGATTTGGAGGCGAGGGTGTTAGCTTCGCGGTTGAACTCTTGCATCATAAAATCCAAGCGTCGGCCGCAGGCGCCGCCTTTTTGGAGGATTTTGCGCGCCTCTGAAACGTGTGAGTCCAAGCGGTCAAGCTCTTCTGCAACATCCACTTTTTGCGCCAGCATCACCATTTCTTGCTCAACTCGGGCCGGGTCGAGTTCCACTTGTGCTTCTTCTAAGCGCGTGGTCAAACGTTCACGCTGCCATTCAATCACGGTGGGCATCTTTTCACGCACTTTGATCACTTCGGCGCTAATGGCATCGAGTCGCTGCTCAATCAGGGCTTTCATGTTCTCGCCTTCGCTCGAACGCGCGGCGATAAAGGCATCGAGCGCTTCATCAAGGCCTGCTAATAAGGCGCGATGCAGCTCATCGGTGTCTTGCTCCGGCGCTTCCATCACCCCTGGCCAGTTCAGGACTTGAAACGGATTGATGTTGCCCTCGCCCGCGGTCTCTTTCACCCATTTCGCCGCGTGAATCACTTGCTTGGCCAAGGCTTCATTGATGGTGAGCTTATCTTGGCTGGCTTGTGAGGTATCAAAGCGCAGGTTGCATTCCACTTTGCCGCGGGCTAGGCGCTTGCGAAAACGCTCGCGTACCACAGGTTCAAGACTACGCAGCTGCTCGGGCATGCGAATGTAGGTTTCGAGATAGCGCTGGTTAACGGAGCGGATTTCCCAAACCGCGTTGCCCCAATCGCCCTTGAGTTCTTGTCGGGCGTAGGCGGTCATACTGTGGATCATGTGTACCTGCTCTTGTGTGCTGAAGGTGAATGGCAAAGATTATACGCATCCATGCCCTTGCCGTCAGCTGTCTTGGTCTGTGGGGCGGACAGGGATCGCAAGCGGGCGGAGAAACACGTATAATCGCGCCTACATTCTTACAGTCAATAAGGTAACTTGCATGCGCCCAAGTGGAAGAGCACTCGACCAAATTCGTCCCGTTAGCTTTACCCGCGGTTTTACGGCCCACGCAGAAGGCTCTGTGTTGGTGTGCTTTGGTGATACCAAGGTGATCTGTAATGCCACGATTGAAGAGGGCGTACCGCGCTTTTTAAAAGGCAAGGGCCAGGGTTGGGTGACTGCCGAGTATGGCATGTTGCCACGAGCGACCCACACCCGTAACCGTCGTGAAGCGTCAAGCGGTAAACAAGGTGGCCGTACCGTCGAAATTCAACGTTTGATTGGGCGCAGTTTGCGCGCCGCGGTCGATTTAAAAGCACTGGGTGAGCGCACCATTACCGTTGACTGTGACGTGATTCAAGCAGATGGCGGCACGCGCACGGCGTCCATTTCGGGGGCGAGCGTGGCCCTGGCGGAGGCGCTTAACGCGCTGGTACGCGATGGCAAGCTCGCGGCCAACCCGATGCGTGGCCATGTGGCCGCTGTATCAGTGGGTATTTATCAACAAACGCCGATTTGCGATCTCGAGTATGTGGAAGACTCGGCGGCAGATACCGACATGAATGTGGTGATGCTCGAAGATGGCCGCATGATTGAGGTGCAAGGCACTGCCGAGGCCGAGCCGTTTACCCCCGATGAGCTAAACGCGATGCTCGCACTGGCCAGTAAGGGCATTGATGACATTGTCGTCGCGCAAAAATCGGCGCTGGCCGAATAATCCTATTGCAATGGCTCCCATCTCGGGGGCTATTTTTTTATCTATTAACCTGAGATGGGCGCGCGTCGCGAACGCCCGATAATAATCACAGACAGCAAGAGAGGACTGCATGAAAGCCTACCAGCGCCAGTTTATTGAGTTTGCCTTAGAGCGTGAGGTATTAAAGTTTGGCGAGTTTACCCTTAAATCAGGGCGGAAGAGTCCGTACTTTTTTAATGCCGGCTTGTTTAACACCGGGCGCGATTTGGCAAAGCTGGGTGAATTTTATGCGGCCGCGTTGATGGATGCAGGGATTGATTACGATGTGTTGTTTGGTCCCGCGTACAAAGGGATCCCCATTGCGACCACCACAGCGGTAGCGCTTGCTACGCATCATGATGTGGATACGCCTTATTGTTTTAACCGCAAAGAGGCCAAAGACCATGGTGAGGGCGGCAATTTGGTCGGCAGCGCGCTGAGTGGCCGTGTGATGTTGGTGGATGATGTGATCACCGCCGGTACTGCCATTCGCGAATCAATGACACTGATTCAAGCGCAAGGGGCGCAGCTGGCCGGTGTCTTGGTGGCGATTGACCGCCAAGAGCGTGGCCAAGGCGAGTTGTCGGCGATCCAAGAAGTAGAGCGTGATTTTGGTTGCCAGGTGGTGTCTATCATTAGCTTAGCGGATTTGGTCACTTACTTAGAGCAAAGCCAAGCCGATCCGGATCAGCTAGCGGCGGTGAAAGCGTACCAGGCGAGCTACGGGATTTAAGTTGCGTGCGTGCAGCTGGCAGAGCCATTTAGCTGAGCCTGTTGCACGACGCCAGTTGCACTGCGCTCGTTGCACTACGCCATTTACTGCAGTTGATTGGTGAGCAGTTGCCAGTATTGCTCGAAATTGGCAGTCGGCAGCTGCTTAAATGATGAGCGCACGTAGCGACAAAAGCCGCCTTCCACTTGGCTAATCAATTGGCTGGCGAGCACTGCTTCATCCAATGGGAATCCTTTTCCTTCGCGTAAACGACGCTCGCGCAGTACTTGCTTTAGCTGCGCCTCGACGCGTTCAAACAGCTGGTTGATCCGCGCTTGTAATCTATCTTGCTCAAACATCAAGGCATGACCTGTCATGATGCGCGTGAGCCCCGGGTTGCGCTCGCCAAAGGCCAGCAGCAATTGCAAAATCAGTTTGAGGCGCACCAAGGTATCCTTTTCTTCCTCAATGATCAGGTTGATGCGGGACAACAGTGAATCTTCAATAAATTCGATGAGCCCCTCAAACATCCGCGCTTTACTGGGGAAGTGGCGGTAGAGTGCCGCCTCAGACACCCCGACTTGCTCGGCGAGTTTGGCCGTGGTGATGCGTTGGCTGCCTTGGTTGGATTCCAGCATTTGCGCGAGCGCTTGAAGGATCTCTTCGCGGCGATTACTTTTTTTTGGGGCTGCCATGGATGCGATTCCTTTGTCTTTTTATCTGTCACACTGGCGACCGGTAAAGGAGGCATCATGGAGAGGTGCCGCCATGTGTGGATTTTTCCCCTATCTTAGCGACGAGGTCTCTGTATTAAAAGCAAAAAGCGTGGCCATGGCGCACGCTTTTGAACTTGTATTTTGGCGATAAGTAGGTTGCCCTCTCACCCGCGTCAGTGCTCATCCTGGATGGTTTGCTGTAAATAGCGGGCATGTATGTGCGTCATCACCTCGTCGGCCAATGTGCGCTTTTCCGTGACCGGTAGGGCTTTGTTTCCCCCAGGCCAAAACAGATGTAAGGCATTGCGATCGCTGTTAAAGCCTTGATCGGATTGGGACACATCGTTAGCACAAATCATATCAAGCGTTTTGCGCGTCAGCTTGTCACGCGCGTAGGCCGCTACATCTTGGGTTTCGGCGGCAAAGCCGACCGTAAATGGACGATGTGTTGTTAAGCCCGCTACCGAAGCAATAATATCGGGATTTTTCACCATGGTGACCGTCATTGTGTCTTGATTGGCCTGCTTTTTCATTTTCTGCTCGGCCATGGTCTGTGGACGGTAGTCCGCGACCGCGGCACAGCCGATAAAAATATCTTGGTCGGTGATGCTCGCATGCACCGCATCATGCATTTGTTGGGCGCTGGTCACATCAATACGCGTGACACCTGTCGGCACTGGCAATGCGACTGGGCCAGAGACTAAGGTGATATCGGCCCCTAAACGGGCTGCCGCCTCGGCGAGGGCATAGCCCATTTTCCCTGAACTGTGGTTAGACAGATATCGGACTGGGTCTAGCGCTTCGCGGGTAGGGCCGGCGGTAATCATCACACGCTTGCCTGAAAGCGGTTTGGGGCCGGCCCAGTGTTCGCATTCAGCCACTAAGGCCAAAGGCTCGAGCATGCGCCCGGGGCCGACATCGCCGCAGGCTTGCGCGCCACTGTCTGGGCCCCATATCAGGCAGCCGCGTGCGTGCAGTCCATTTAAGTTCGCCTGGGTGGCTTGGGCGCGGTACATTTGCTGGTTCATTGCTGGGGCAATCGCCAGAGGCGCATCGGTGGCCAAGCACACGGTAGTGAGCAAATCATTGCCCATGCCCGCGTGGATCCGAGCAATTAAATCGGCAGTTGCTGGGGCAATCAGCACGAGATCCGCCCATTTAGCCAATTCTATGTGCCCCATAGAGGCCTCAGCCGCGGGGTCGAGTAAGCTATCCGATACCGGATGGCCAGAAACGGCTTGCAGGGTCAATGGCGTAATAAACTCTTTTGCAGCATGAGTCATCACCACCTTGACGGTGGCCCCACGCTCGATGAGGCGGCGGGTAAGGTCGGCACACTTATACGCGGCAATCCCGCCGCCCATGCCAAGCAGAATACGTTTACCGGCCAGCGTCTGGGCTGGCTGCTGTGAACTATTGGCCATAATGCTCTGTGTGTTTGAACGACAATGACGAAACCATACCATAATCCTTAGCGCAAAAAGCTTGTTTGAGCGCATGAATCCGCATGGGGTGTGATGTGCGTTGGATGTGATATGGCTAGCGCGTGGCTGAAAGCACTGATGGTGGCACATGATAAAACCACGAACGCGCCGCAGTTACATGGAAAAGCTATTGCGGCGTGGAGGAGGCTTACTTTAACTGGCGGCAATGTTGAAGAGGAATCACCATGAGCCTAAAAACCTTGCCGCAAGATTGTCGCCCCAGAGAACGCTTGTTAGCACGGGGAGCGGAAAGTCTCTCAGATGCCGAGCTGTTGGCGATTTTTTTACGCACGGGCGTCACAGGGATGAGTGCGGTGGCGCTGGCCGACCATCTGTTGCAGGATTTTGGCTCGCTCCGGGCGCTGATGGGCGCGGACCAAGGGGCGTTTTGTCAGCGAAAAGGACTGGGTAGCGCCAAATACGCCCAGTTGCAGGCGGTACTGGAGTTGAGTCGACGTTATTTAAAAGAAACCTTGAGCAAAACCGACGCATTGACCAGCCCGGACCATACTCGCCGTTATCTCTCGACCTTACTGCGTGACCGGCCTCGCGAGGCCTTTTACGTTTTATTTCTTGATAATCAGCATCGCGTGATAGCCGATGAGCAACTTTTTGAAGGCACGCACAATGCGGCGAGCGTTTATCCACGAGAAATTGTCCGTCGCGCGCTTGAGTTGCATGCCGCAGCACTGATTTTGGCCCATAACCACCCATCGGGCGTGGCAGAGCCGAGCCAGGCAGACCGACATATTACCGATAGAATTGCCAACGCCTTGTCATTCGTGGATGTTCGCGTGCTTGATCACCTAGTGATTGGGGACGGAGATGTGGTATCGTTCGCCGAGCGAGGTTGGTTGTTATCCCCTTAAGGATCGCCATTGGCGAAAAAAACGATCAAAAAGCGCATAAAAGGATCTGCTCGGGACTTGAGCAATGTGAATTCAGTTAGTATAATGCGCCACCTTTGATAGCCTTGACCTTCGACCTGACCTTAACGATGCAGGACTGGCGGACAAGGTTGATATCGAGCCGAAACGATTTTGGAGAGACTTTCATGTCACGAGTATGCCAAGTAACTGGCAAGCGTCCTGTAGTTGGTAACAACCGCTCTCACGCTAAGAACGCCACCAAGCGTCGTTTTCTGCCGAACCTGCAAACTCATCGTTTCTGGGTAGAAGGCGAAAAACGCTTCGTTAAACTGCGCCTATCCACTAAAGGTATGCGCATCATCGACAAAAAAGGCATTAGTTCTGTACTGACAGAAATGCGTGCCCGCGGTGAGAACGTATAAGAGGAATTAGAGAATGGCTAAAAACGGCGTTCGTGAGAAGATTCGTCTAGTATCCTCTGCAGGTACTGGTCACTTCTACACCACAGACAAGAACAAACGTAACATGCCTAGCAAATTCGAGATCAAAAAATTTGATCCTGTAGTTCGCAAGCACGTTATGTATAAAGAAGCCAAAATCAAGTAATTTGATTGACGCTTTGAGAAAGACCCAGCTTCGGCTGGGTTTTTTTATAACTAAAATCTGGTCACATTTGCGGTTATACTGCGAAAGACACGCGTAACGTCCTCAGGTGAACCGACATGAAGCTAAAGCGGCAGACATGGAATAACATCCTGATTCTCTCAGTGGTGGTTTTTTTTGGCTTAATGCTGCTGCCAGACTATTTGCGCCATCAACGCCAAGCACAGGCGACGCCTGAGGGAGTGATAGCGCTGGTTGAATCGCGCAGTGATGTGCTGGCGTTGCGGTTTTCTCATTTAACCCTGACGCGTACGTTAGAGGGTTGGCAATCGGATAAACCCTTAGTGATTAGCCCGACAGAGCTTGCTCAGCGCTGGCTGGGGCTGACTGGGACACAAATCGATGACACCACCTTGCAGTCGTTGCGACCCCAATTAACGTCTCCCCGTACGTTGGAGCTTACCCGCAGCCCCGACCAAGAGCCCATTCGCATTACCTATTATCAACAACCCCAGTTTTGGTTGATGCAAAACGAACACGGCCAATGGTTAGCCGTGTCAGTGGATAGTCGGTATCTTTTCCCGCTATCAAAGTCGTAAATATTAAGAGCTGTGTTATGCCCGAGTTACCTGAAGTAGAAGTAAGTCGTTTAGGTATCATGCCGTATGTCGAAGGGCAAACGGTCACCGAGATTACCATTCGTCAGCCCAAGCTACGTTGGCCCATTCCCGAAACGTTACAACAGTTAAAAGGTC includes:
- a CDS encoding helix-turn-helix transcriptional regulator; the encoded protein is MSNKTFNPPSEEMRTKLLARSGQCERLVRERDRRAITGISRTQWWSLERKKIAPARLKLGCHSVAWRLSDLLA
- a CDS encoding tyrosine-type recombinase/integrase, with the protein product MGKLYDKTVKKLIREKPSVRHADGNGLYLMTPKRGDAYWMLRYTTPATKLRREYTIGKVEDWSLADARDEAAKLRLAIKREGADPVQERHKVNQNPFKTLNDLYADYYALRKREIASHQKEKSLYEREVAWRIGKVELEKIRPVDISEILRDVANGYDANKPRPTLSNDLMRLLRNLFDHGIKLDVTRFNPASPFRPRDAGGEEKAANYPMNEDEVTEFFTKLRVIPTQFSRENYLACALLIATCTRKMELLAAPWSEFDLENRIWYLPEERTKKRRAIDIPLAEPAVEWLNELKMRSCGSEWVFPARRISKKARTPHVCENTLNHALKKLFEKELFSFDKRRVHDLRGTARTKLGKLGFDDNLAQRCLNQLPGNRTDRVYNRHAYFEERREAHEALCDWLAPIVSGEVSSGE
- a CDS encoding YicC/YloC family endoribonuclease; translated protein: MIHSMTAYARQELKGDWGNAVWEIRSVNQRYLETYIRMPEQLRSLEPVVRERFRKRLARGKVECNLRFDTSQASQDKLTINEALAKQVIHAAKWVKETAGEGNINPFQVLNWPGVMEAPEQDTDELHRALLAGLDEALDAFIAARSSEGENMKALIEQRLDAISAEVIKVREKMPTVIEWQRERLTTRLEEAQVELDPARVEQEMVMLAQKVDVAEELDRLDSHVSEARKILQKGGACGRRLDFMMQEFNREANTLASKSISTEITASGVELKVLIEQMREQIQNIE
- the rph gene encoding ribonuclease PH, translated to MRPSGRALDQIRPVSFTRGFTAHAEGSVLVCFGDTKVICNATIEEGVPRFLKGKGQGWVTAEYGMLPRATHTRNRREASSGKQGGRTVEIQRLIGRSLRAAVDLKALGERTITVDCDVIQADGGTRTASISGASVALAEALNALVRDGKLAANPMRGHVAAVSVGIYQQTPICDLEYVEDSAADTDMNVVMLEDGRMIEVQGTAEAEPFTPDELNAMLALASKGIDDIVVAQKSALAE
- the pyrE gene encoding orotate phosphoribosyltransferase; the encoded protein is MKAYQRQFIEFALEREVLKFGEFTLKSGRKSPYFFNAGLFNTGRDLAKLGEFYAAALMDAGIDYDVLFGPAYKGIPIATTTAVALATHHDVDTPYCFNRKEAKDHGEGGNLVGSALSGRVMLVDDVITAGTAIRESMTLIQAQGAQLAGVLVAIDRQERGQGELSAIQEVERDFGCQVVSIISLADLVTYLEQSQADPDQLAAVKAYQASYGI
- the slmA gene encoding nucleoid occlusion factor SlmA translates to MAAPKKSNRREEILQALAQMLESNQGSQRITTAKLAEQVGVSEAALYRHFPSKARMFEGLIEFIEDSLLSRINLIIEEEKDTLVRLKLILQLLLAFGERNPGLTRIMTGHALMFEQDRLQARINQLFERVEAQLKQVLRERRLREGKGFPLDEAVLASQLISQVEGGFCRYVRSSFKQLPTANFEQYWQLLTNQLQ
- the coaBC gene encoding bifunctional phosphopantothenoylcysteine decarboxylase/phosphopantothenate--cysteine ligase CoaBC; its protein translation is MANSSQQPAQTLAGKRILLGMGGGIAAYKCADLTRRLIERGATVKVVMTHAAKEFITPLTLQAVSGHPVSDSLLDPAAEASMGHIELAKWADLVLIAPATADLIARIHAGMGNDLLTTVCLATDAPLAIAPAMNQQMYRAQATQANLNGLHARGCLIWGPDSGAQACGDVGPGRMLEPLALVAECEHWAGPKPLSGKRVMITAGPTREALDPVRYLSNHSSGKMGYALAEAAARLGADITLVSGPVALPVPTGVTRIDVTSAQQMHDAVHASITDQDIFIGCAAVADYRPQTMAEQKMKKQANQDTMTVTMVKNPDIIASVAGLTTHRPFTVGFAAETQDVAAYARDKLTRKTLDMICANDVSQSDQGFNSDRNALHLFWPGGNKALPVTEKRTLADEVMTHIHARYLQQTIQDEH
- the radC gene encoding RadC family protein, translating into MSLKTLPQDCRPRERLLARGAESLSDAELLAIFLRTGVTGMSAVALADHLLQDFGSLRALMGADQGAFCQRKGLGSAKYAQLQAVLELSRRYLKETLSKTDALTSPDHTRRYLSTLLRDRPREAFYVLFLDNQHRVIADEQLFEGTHNAASVYPREIVRRALELHAAALILAHNHPSGVAEPSQADRHITDRIANALSFVDVRVLDHLVIGDGDVVSFAERGWLLSP
- the rpmB gene encoding 50S ribosomal protein L28, whose product is MSRVCQVTGKRPVVGNNRSHAKNATKRRFLPNLQTHRFWVEGEKRFVKLRLSTKGMRIIDKKGISSVLTEMRARGENV
- the rpmG gene encoding 50S ribosomal protein L33; protein product: MAKNGVREKIRLVSSAGTGHFYTTDKNKRNMPSKFEIKKFDPVVRKHVMYKEAKIK